In Vicia villosa cultivar HV-30 ecotype Madison, WI linkage group LG7, Vvil1.0, whole genome shotgun sequence, the DNA window CATCATATGTAGTCATTCACAAGCAGTTGGATTCTGTGGGGTTAGTCACAACATGTTGGTTGTGCAGGTGGTTAGTCACAGCATTTGGCTGTGcgggagtcaatggatgttatatctttGGATCATATCAGtgaacagtccattgcagttagtcacaagcagttggcttatgcaggttactagattgatgaaagTTATATCCAGAAGGGATCACTGAAcagttcagtcatctaggggttagtcactcgcgggtagcctGTGCATGTGTTTAGTCACGACGATTGATCGTGCAtatgtaatcaagtttggttatcgtggattaagacctctgttgagaggcaaatcaccccAGGAAGGTAGActagaggtagccttattcagaaggtgaacaaGGATAAAAtgaacgtgtcttttactttATGCTCAATTCATTTGACTCAGCACATTCATGCAAAATGTCTTTAGAACTGTACTGgaacaagtcagaagttctgatgatataaagaagttgaaatgaatatctcattggttatgcaactccatttaaagcatgcttccgcaacattaaaagcatatccagaagatgagatactaagaggaagaaaataatttgaagaaagggaatttttaatcgataaataacacaattcaatcccttgtttcttgtgtttttctccaccttcaaataTGTCCTATCTTTTTCTttcatattatttgttttacaaaaatctgCCAATCATAAATTATTGAACCAACAGAATGGACATCCTTCTTGCTCGAATATGAACTGAAGTTCTCCCTATAATCCCCATCTCTAACATAGTTCCATTTGTTGAAATCCACTACACTATCCACAGCTTCCTCCGCGACCTTCACCGGAGATAAATCGTTTGATTGATACAGTTTGAGGTTTCTTCCCAGACAGACTTTATAAACGATAGTACAGATTAATCGTAAGCTAAAAACATCTCCACAAGTGAGTATACTTAGGAGCTAGTAATTGAAATCAAGGGCAGTCGGAATTCTGTAACTCAGAATAGAGGAGAAAATGGCTTTCTTTGCAAACTCACTGTCCATAAAAAGATGTCTAATATTCTTTACATACTTATTGCAAAATGAACATAAAGGATCTAACCTGATGCCTTTTTTCTACAAATTGTCCTTTGTAGGAAATTTGTTCTTTGCAGCTCTCCACAAGAAGTATCTTATTCTGGTATTGACTGGAGGTTTCTAAATTTGCTGCCAATGTTTCTAGCAAGGTGGATTAGAAGGGCCAGAAGAGTTTGAAGCTTTTACCTGCATACAAAGGTGATAGGCAGATCTAATAGAAAAATCCCCACCTTTTTCAAAGTGACAAATCATTTTGTCACTCAAGTTACCCCTAGGAAGAGAGATGCCGACAATTTGGCATGCTTCATCGTGATCAAAAGCTTGAAAAGTTAAGTCTCATTTCTAGGTTCCCAATTCTTTATTAATGAGGTCCATTACCCTGCAATCATTAGAAAGAATTCTCCGTTGGGATCTGATTTTGAAACCAGTATCAGATGGCAGCCACCTATCCTAAAAAACTTTGACCTGTTGCCCATTACCTATTCTCCACCTCGATCTATTGTGAATAAGATCCAGTGAACTCAGTATACTTCTCCATGCAAAACTTGGGGCACATCCACTACTGCTTTTATCCATTGAGGCCCTTGGGAAGTATCTTCCTTTCAATACCCTGCCAACTAAAGAATTCTCACATTCCATCAAACACCAGTACTGCTTCCCTAGAAGGCTTTTGTTAAATTCACTAATATCGCGAAAACCCATACCTCCACTACTTTTTGACCTTGACAGTTTTTCCCAACTTATCCAATGAACTTTTATCTCCCCATTCTTGGACCCCCACCAAAACTTGGCCAACATCGATTCAATCTCACTGCAAATAGCTTATGGCATTTTGTAGCAGCTCATCACATATGTTGGAATTGCTTGAGCCACCGCTTTAATTAAAGCTTCTTTCCCAGCTCTAGACAAGAATTGTTCCTTCCAACCCTTAATTTTCTTCCACACTCTTTCCACGACAAGTGAAAAAACCTCCTTTTTTGATTTTCCAAAGATCACTGGCACGCCAAGATATCTAGAGTGATTATCAACTGTCTTTACCCCCATCCTTGCACGGATCATAGCTTTATCCTTTTCACGCACATTTTTACTGAAAGATACCTCCGACTTGTCGAGATTAACCAATTGACCTGATGAAAGTTGATAAGATTTTAGAGTTGTCATAATTTTGTCCGCTTCATGAAATGTAGCCCTAGAGAACAGGAGGTTGTCATCCGCAAAAAAAGAGATGTGTGATCACCAGAGTCTGTCTCGCTACTTGAATACCATGAATCCTCTTTTCCAAAGCTTCCTTCTTAAGCAAACCTGAAAGAACATCagcaaaaataataaataagtacATTGAGAGCAGGTCTCCTTGACGAGGACCCCTCTTTGGAATGAAACCTCTGCTTGGTTGGCCGTTGATAAGGATTTTGTAAGACACCATCGAGATACACCTCTTAATCAAGTTAACCAAGTTGGCTGGAAAAACCATTGAAGAGAGAACCTCCACAATAAAAGGTCACTCCAACCTATCATAAGCCTTTGACATAGCTATCTTTAAGGCCATCACTCCCCTCTTTcccgtcttcttcttcttgagaaaATGAAAACACTCCATAGCCACCAAAGCATTATCTGTAATTAACCTCCCATTTACAAAAGCACTTTGTTCTTCGTCCACTATCTCCGGCAGAATTTTTTTGTTGCGGTTTGCAATTGCCTTCGAGACCATCTTCATCACCACATTGcaattgcaatttttttttgtatttgggAATAAGGAcaatatgggtgctggaaatttcATCGGGATCCCTATTATTGTTAAGAATGTCCAGAACCAAATGGCTTACCTACTCACCAACTATGTGCCAATACTTCTGAAAAAATAGCGCGGGGAGACTGTCCGGACCAGGCGCTTTGAGGGGGATCATTTAGAAAAGAGATTCTTTGACTTCAAAGGCAGTAAAAATTTCCTCACACCACCTAAAATGCTCATTATTAATTTTCCCACGCACCACTGAACAGACTTCAGAAATGTTTTCAGGGATTGAGGAAGTGAACAAGTCTTAAAATAACTAACCAACAACCTTTCcacattttcttcttctctccacCAAAAACTAGCATCATCCTTAAGTTTCTGAATAGCATTCGTTTTCCTTCTCTGCTCAGTTTTCTTGTGTAAGAATTTTGAGTTCTTGTCGCCTTGTTGTAACCAAACTGCCCTACTTTTTTGTCTCCAGTTAAATTCTTCAAGTTGCAGCAGAATATTCCTTTGAGCTTCAAGGGCTTTGTAATATGCAATTGCCTCCTCACTAGCATCCCAGTTATTTTCTTCTTGCAGAAAGGACTTTATTCTTTGCAGCTCCTGTGTTACCGCACTAACTTTGTATTCTTTAAAGTGCTCTTTTAAACCTTGAAAACCAACAATTTTTGAAACACCATTCCCAGAGAGACTATTCTAAACCTCACGCACCGTCGACTCACATTTTTTATCTCTGCTCCAAGCCTCCTCAAATCTGAACAAATGTTTCCTTCTTTTGTCATTGCTACCCAAATCTGCCTCCGAGTCAATCCTTAAAACCGTGTGATCCAAACCAAACCTTGGCAAGTGAAGGACTTTTGTTAGTGAGAATGTGTTGAGGAAATTTTTGGATGCTAGAGCCCTATCCAGACGACATTGGATGTTGTCGTTCCCCTTTCTGCCGTTAGTCCGCGTAAAAGGATGGCCCTGGTATCCTAAATCCGTCAAACCACATATATCTAGGACTTGTCTTCCCAAAGAAAACTGAGAAGACGACCTACTGTTTCCAACTCAAGATTTTCATTAATTCATGACTGTCCACAGTCCCATCTATGATCATCACATCTATCAGATTCCTCTTCCGACTTTCCAACTCTACCTTCTTTGTTGGACCTTGATTTCCTTTTATAACTCCTTGTCTACGAGTCCATTTCTTTTTCTTAGTTGTGCGTTCCTTTGGAGCTTTGCCTGAATCCTTTCCAACATTCGAGATGTCTACTGCCCCAAAGGATGCTGCCATTGCCTCAATCTCCAAAACATTTATCTTTTGGGGACCTTATTTCACCTTGAGATCCTCCTCGTTGTCACCTACAAGTAAAGGTGGACTTTTATTATTCTGATTTACCTCTGCTTCATCTCCTTCCTCGTCCTTCCCTTTCGCCTCACACCTAATCTGCCCTGATGATAGATTAAACAAACTCTTGCTACAAGAGCTTGAGTTTGACTCCTTTTTCCCTAACCTAGAAAGTACCAAAGTGCATGTTGAGTTTTGAGGGCTGTTCTTCTCCAGACACTCGAGCAAGCACCAAAATATTCCAATCGAAACTCCAAGGCCCATTTCTCAAAACCCCTTCTAGATCCTGTTTGGTAgcaaatcaaaaaagaaaaaggttCTTGCTCATCTCTTTGACTTCAACTGGAATTTTTTAGCTTCCAAGCTCCTATCACCGTGTTTGTGAAAGCAAAGTATTGTCAGTCCATAGCCTAGCCGCTAAAGTTCTTTGAAATACTTTGTCTTCGCATGCCTCTTCCACCTCTAACGTAATACCTTCCTCTTCTTCCCTTTATAACTGAAACTCCCTCCATTTCTCTATACCACCAAAACACCTCAAAAACCAATTAACAACACACAAGAAAAACCGAGGATAAACACCAAAGAAGGCTGCTCGTGGATAAGAGAAGAGAAAACTACAACGAGTTTGGGAAACAAGCCAGAGAAACTGGGAACAATCACCGAAAACGGCGCTCTAAACCCTACCAAGAGTATAAGAGAAAAAACACGATAAGTTTTTCTTAGAGAGAAGTGGGAGCTTCTCACTTGACTATTAATTGTTACAATATGGCAAAATATGTGTATGGAAGTGGGTTCGTGTAAACATGGACTTCTTCTCCAGATAAGACAAGGTATGGTGTCTTTTTCTACCCAAAAATGTTTGCTTGCTTACTTACTTTACTTCTATGGATTGATACGACGGTTGTTTTTGACGAATTGGCCATCATTTTGTTAATATAAAGATTTTTACCAACAAAATCAAGCCCCCTTTCTTAAAGTGTGATAAGAAGAATAAGGTTCATCTTTTTATTGAGTCTTGTGTTAAATATATTCTTTAGGTGTAAACCTTATGTATAAGCGTCTTGGTGATATTGTCTTCTTTATTTTAGTTTGATGGCAAACTTCTTGTTTATGTCTTGGTGTAAACCTTATGTCATAAGTTTCTTGGTGATATTATGTTCTTCCTTTTAGTTTGACAATTAACTAATTGTTTACATCTTGCAGTGAAGGTAGTACTTGATGAACTTGGAGATATACATGCTAATGTAAGAAATGTTCTGCAAAGTATACATGGAAAATTATCATCCCTTTCAGATACAGATATTGATTTTGAAATGAACGAGCAAGAGATCTATAATGATTTGGTAATGCTACTAATTTTTTAATTCAGAGAATTTCTTATGCAATTTCTATCTTTTTgaataaaaatgtatttatatCCACTAGTTTTTAGCATCATTTTCACGCTATTTGATAATAACATTGATTATGGAATTCTGGCTCACTAGAGTAGCAATTGCTTCTTACTCAGGACGGCAAAAATGCTGCTTTCTTCCATATACGGTATGGTCCAGCAAGACTATTTGATGCAGGTAGTTAATGGTTTGTCTGTTACATTACTATTAGTCAAATGAAATCTCTTAAAATATTCCACTTGGGTACAGGAAAGGATCGTTTCTGCATTAGATCTGAACGTGTCATCGGAAGAACTGGAAAGCTACTACCTAATGTGGTCTTTGCGTCCCTTCATAAACGATGAGCTTGTGCATGAAGCTTGGAAATATATTCACTGAATaatcttttgtttttattgtaTAGAATCAATTACCATAAGGCTAGATAATGTTTTTCACTATTTATTAAGAATTCTATTTAAAGAATGGCTCTAAGAGTTGTCATATTCATTGCATTATGATACTAAATCTAATTGTAACACAATATTTATATTTCTCTTTCTAATAGCAAAGATTGTACAAATATTTATTAACATGAAAGGTATGATCTTTATAGAGTTAGAATCCTCTCaactcaaattaaattaatttgatgAAAATATGTTTCCGTACTGTCTTAGAAATAGTCAAATGAAGATGCAGAAATAAAAAGCATTATGAAGGGGAAAATTAGTTTGTAGCTAAGTTAATTAAAATCAGTTAAAAATACATATTGTTTACAAGCATTACATATTGTTTACAAGCATATTTTTTTAGCAAGCCTTAGTCTTCTTCTCTGCGAAACCGAACACAAGATTGCTTCAAAAGATTGGACCAGCTGCAAGAATATCCTCGGTCAATTTGTTGTCTTCACCAATCTTATAGTCAGTGAAGGTTTCAAAATTCTTCTTGAACAATCCAGCCAACTTCAACAATGTCTCTTTGTATGCTGCTTTGTCTGACCACTGCAAAATAACAAAACATCCAATGCTTAAAAGATTTTGAAAAGTGTTAGGCTCAAATAACATGTAAAAAGCATGAGTTCAAGGAAATCTAACCGTGTTCTCAGGGTCGAGAATTTCTGAGGGGACTCCCTCCAATTCAGTAGGGATCT includes these proteins:
- the LOC131619078 gene encoding uncharacterized protein LOC131619078, which gives rise to MVSYKILINGQPSRGLLKKEALEKRIHGQLVNLDKSEVSFSKNVREKDKAMIRARMGVKTVDNHSRYLGVPVIFGKSKKEVFSLVVERVWKKIKGWKEQFLSRAGKEALIKAVAQAIPTYVMSCYKMP